A window of Natrinema versiforme contains these coding sequences:
- the aglG gene encoding glucosyl-dolichyl phosphate glucuronosyltransferase: protein MKVSVVICTYAMERYDVFSECVDSVLAQTYDPLEVVIVVDGNEPVFERVREDYGGLDDVVLHCNDENHGISYSRTRGAEIATGDVVAFIDDDAVAENDWVAELARVYDETDAIAVGGDVVPEWVTEKPDFFPEEFYWLVGCVEPGFAEDKEEVRNTYGSNISYRRPVFLTVGGYDPNTGRKGDQHLQAHEAPVGIRLLERYGKGMIFTEDAVVHHKLFDYRGDLRWLVFRSFWQGYSKRIMDLLYPNAPDDKGDYLKQLLTHFIPRRIRSLVRSPSTFGAKQLLSIVLFTGAVGLGYLYAILTPNLIEKANA, encoded by the coding sequence ATGAAGGTCTCCGTCGTTATCTGTACCTACGCGATGGAACGCTACGATGTCTTTTCGGAGTGCGTCGATAGCGTCCTCGCACAGACGTACGACCCGCTCGAGGTCGTGATCGTCGTTGACGGCAACGAACCGGTCTTCGAACGCGTCCGAGAGGACTACGGTGGTCTCGACGACGTCGTCCTCCACTGTAACGACGAGAATCACGGGATCTCGTACAGTCGAACGCGGGGTGCCGAAATCGCGACCGGAGACGTGGTCGCGTTTATCGACGACGACGCCGTCGCCGAGAACGATTGGGTGGCCGAACTGGCTCGAGTCTACGACGAAACTGACGCCATCGCAGTTGGTGGCGACGTCGTACCTGAGTGGGTGACGGAGAAACCCGACTTCTTTCCGGAGGAGTTCTATTGGCTCGTCGGCTGTGTAGAGCCTGGGTTCGCTGAAGATAAAGAAGAAGTCCGAAACACGTACGGATCGAACATCTCTTACCGTCGTCCAGTATTCTTGACGGTCGGCGGCTATGATCCCAATACAGGCAGGAAAGGAGACCAGCACTTACAGGCCCACGAGGCACCGGTCGGAATTCGGTTATTAGAGCGATACGGCAAAGGGATGATTTTCACCGAAGACGCGGTTGTCCACCACAAGTTGTTCGACTATCGCGGTGACCTTCGGTGGCTCGTGTTCCGATCGTTCTGGCAAGGGTACTCGAAACGGATAATGGATCTCCTCTATCCAAACGCCCCCGATGATAAGGGAGACTATCTGAAGCAATTGCTAACACACTTCATTCCGAGGCGAATTCGTAGTTTGGTTCGATCACCGTCAACATTCGGAGCGAAGCAGTTGCTATCGATTGTTCTCTTCACGGGTGCTGTTGGGCTCGGTTACCTATACGCGATTCTAACACCGAATCTCATCGAGAAAGCGAATGCGTAG
- a CDS encoding Cdc6/Cdc18 family protein, which produces MDLQERIARRRSARQGRRVVVDRDQLSPAVHRPEPVGRGPVLEQLLDALEPIFEGELPPPVAVVGPSGSGTSAVVTALFDALNDQFGGSSRAIVTTTRGGSTDPATWFVTVDGRRVESAFAFYRAVLSGISSERVPESGVGTDDLRERLCDGLARPDRHAIVAIDHHDEPETLGLERVRELLAPVADSTATVAVGHREPDDHSGPAVTVPAYRDHELVDVVTDRASTGLAAGALDHDAVRDLAAWADGNAHDALAALFGAAVLASEDDAERIEPRHLETARADVPDDGVHVGRPLALSETRQQVLLALVEIESTDRPIREVATAIADRSSLTDGTVKRFLYELADRGVIERLPLSTADAGSGRRPSTVEPRFPTIAFRSLSTTTSTSDSE; this is translated from the coding sequence ATGGACCTCCAGGAGCGCATCGCTCGCCGCCGATCGGCGCGACAGGGCCGGCGCGTCGTCGTCGACCGCGACCAGCTCAGCCCGGCCGTCCACCGACCGGAACCGGTCGGTCGCGGCCCCGTGTTAGAGCAGTTGCTCGACGCGCTCGAGCCGATTTTCGAGGGCGAGTTGCCGCCACCGGTCGCGGTGGTCGGTCCGTCGGGGTCGGGCACGTCGGCCGTCGTTACCGCGCTGTTCGACGCGTTGAACGACCAGTTCGGCGGCTCGAGTCGGGCGATCGTCACGACGACACGGGGCGGCAGCACCGACCCGGCCACGTGGTTCGTCACCGTCGACGGCCGGCGGGTCGAGAGCGCGTTCGCGTTCTACCGAGCCGTGCTCTCGGGGATCTCGAGCGAACGGGTCCCCGAGAGCGGCGTCGGCACCGACGATCTGCGCGAGCGTCTCTGTGACGGCCTCGCTCGACCGGACCGGCACGCGATCGTCGCGATCGACCACCACGACGAACCCGAGACGCTCGGCCTCGAGCGGGTCCGGGAACTGCTCGCGCCGGTCGCGGACAGCACTGCCACCGTCGCGGTCGGCCATCGGGAGCCCGACGACCACTCGGGGCCAGCCGTCACCGTGCCGGCCTACCGCGATCACGAACTCGTCGACGTGGTGACCGACCGCGCCTCGACGGGGCTCGCGGCGGGCGCGCTCGATCACGACGCCGTTCGCGACCTCGCCGCGTGGGCGGACGGGAACGCCCACGACGCGCTCGCGGCCCTGTTCGGCGCCGCCGTGCTTGCGAGCGAGGACGACGCCGAGCGGATCGAACCCCGTCACCTCGAGACGGCGCGGGCGGACGTACCCGACGACGGCGTCCACGTCGGTCGCCCGCTCGCGCTCTCGGAGACCCGCCAGCAGGTGCTGCTGGCGCTCGTCGAGATCGAATCGACCGACCGACCGATTCGCGAGGTCGCGACCGCGATCGCCGATCGGTCGTCGCTGACCGACGGAACGGTCAAGCGATTCCTCTACGAACTCGCCGATCGCGGGGTCATCGAACGGCTGCCCCTCTCGACCGCCGACGCCGGGAGCGGTCGACGACCGAGTACGGTCGAGCCGCGGTTCCCGACGATCGCGTTTCGGTCGCTTTCGACGACGACATCCACGAGTGACTCGGAATGA
- a CDS encoding anaerobic glycerol-3-phosphate dehydrogenase subunit C, with the protein MSDAERPTDDGVTGDDEFEPIQVFPEAEEMDLRPGADDCYKCSTCDTNCPVAEVDDEFPGPKFQGPEQWRLKRQEDQDIDDSVMKCSNCMRCDSACPSDVPLSQMHNTARGEYVEEQMDKFSREYVRNRILANYRRLAPLGSMFPRTTNFMMGLSATQWLGEKLLGITSERELPEFATETFREWWTKRGGAQVTNPDKRIAYFHGCYANYNTPEVAKALVRVYEHLGYEIMVPDQHCSGTPMFANGMLEDARRSAETNVRELAAALEDGADIVASCSSCSMSLRQEYPELFDFEGTEDVAENTWDAVEYLRVHENLAAELEGTSVGDEFDDFAYHAPCHARNQGLDGQTLEVLAHIDGVEAHDVGDSCSGISGTYGWKAENYETSMKIGEEMVDHMEDADAETGLTECPTCSMQMEHGTGYEITHTLEVLEAALVGATGANATGANAQ; encoded by the coding sequence ATGAGTGACGCAGAACGGCCGACCGACGACGGGGTAACGGGAGACGACGAGTTCGAACCGATTCAGGTCTTTCCGGAGGCCGAGGAGATGGACCTCCGGCCGGGCGCGGACGACTGTTACAAGTGCTCGACCTGCGACACCAACTGTCCGGTCGCCGAGGTCGACGACGAGTTCCCCGGGCCGAAGTTCCAGGGGCCCGAGCAGTGGCGGCTCAAACGACAGGAGGATCAGGACATCGACGACTCGGTGATGAAGTGCTCGAACTGCATGCGCTGTGACAGCGCCTGCCCCTCCGACGTGCCGCTCTCGCAGATGCACAACACCGCGCGCGGCGAGTACGTCGAGGAGCAGATGGACAAGTTCTCCCGGGAGTACGTCCGCAACCGAATCCTCGCCAACTACCGGCGGCTCGCCCCGCTGGGGTCGATGTTCCCCCGGACGACGAACTTCATGATGGGCCTCTCCGCGACGCAGTGGCTCGGCGAGAAACTCCTCGGGATCACGAGCGAGCGCGAACTCCCCGAGTTCGCGACGGAAACCTTCCGCGAGTGGTGGACGAAACGGGGCGGCGCGCAGGTGACGAACCCGGACAAGCGAATCGCCTACTTCCACGGCTGCTACGCCAACTACAACACCCCCGAGGTCGCGAAGGCGCTCGTGCGGGTCTACGAGCACCTCGGCTACGAAATCATGGTCCCCGACCAGCACTGCTCGGGGACCCCGATGTTCGCCAACGGGATGCTCGAGGACGCGCGTCGCTCGGCCGAGACCAACGTGCGCGAACTCGCCGCCGCGCTCGAGGACGGCGCGGACATCGTCGCCTCCTGTAGTTCCTGTTCGATGTCGCTCCGGCAGGAGTACCCCGAACTGTTCGACTTCGAGGGGACCGAAGACGTCGCCGAGAACACGTGGGACGCCGTCGAGTACCTCCGCGTTCACGAGAACCTCGCGGCCGAACTCGAGGGGACCTCGGTCGGCGACGAGTTCGACGACTTCGCCTACCACGCGCCGTGTCACGCCCGGAATCAGGGCCTCGACGGGCAGACGCTCGAAGTGTTGGCCCACATCGACGGCGTCGAAGCCCACGATGTCGGCGACTCCTGTTCGGGGATTTCCGGCACGTACGGCTGGAAAGCGGAGAACTACGAAACCTCCATGAAAATCGGGGAAGAAATGGTCGATCACATGGAAGACGCGGACGCCGAGACGGGGCTCACGGAGTGTCCGACCTGCTCGATGCAGATGGAACACGGCACCGGCTACGAGATCACACACACCCTCGAGGTGCTCGAGGCGGCGCTGGTCGGGGCGACGGGGGCGAACGCGACGGGGGCGAACGCGCAGTAA
- the glpB gene encoding glycerol-3-phosphate dehydrogenase subunit GlpB produces MAIEDDILVIGGGLAGATAALAAADRGAQVRLVSAKQSTLRHASGLIDVLGYAPAGDGPLADPFAALEDLPAGHPYERVGGEAVREALAFFDEIAGDAYEGGHTDANALVPTHGGTVKPTARYPVSTADGLASDDRDALLVGFETLPDFDAPLSAAHLEAAGAPFEARGVTVQFPGIVRDDAKITRYAHLLDRPETVQTDRGETTAREALAAVVDPHLEGESRVGFPAVLGDDHADAVRADLGDRLGVDVFEVPMGPPSLPGMRLEDLLYDALEERGVRVTTGVPVVDYETDADGANADEPARIDHVVVDRNGTEIPHRADQYVLATGGLVGKGVESERERVFEPIFDCHVPHAADRYDWFVDDVFGDQPYARFGLPVDRDLRPLDADDGLEFPNLRGAGAVLGGYDFAAEKSGAGVSLATGYVAGRRAAEEKR; encoded by the coding sequence ATGGCCATCGAGGACGACATCCTCGTCATCGGCGGTGGCCTCGCCGGCGCGACCGCCGCGCTCGCAGCCGCGGACCGGGGCGCGCAGGTGCGACTCGTCTCGGCCAAACAGAGCACGCTCCGCCACGCCAGCGGACTGATCGACGTGCTGGGATACGCGCCGGCGGGCGACGGCCCGCTCGCGGACCCGTTCGCGGCGCTCGAGGACCTGCCGGCCGGCCACCCCTACGAGCGGGTGGGCGGCGAGGCGGTCCGCGAGGCACTCGCCTTTTTCGACGAGATCGCCGGCGACGCCTACGAGGGGGGGCACACGGACGCGAACGCGCTCGTACCGACCCACGGCGGCACGGTCAAACCGACGGCCAGATATCCGGTCTCGACCGCCGACGGCCTCGCGAGCGACGACCGCGACGCGCTGCTCGTCGGCTTCGAGACGCTGCCGGACTTCGACGCGCCGCTTTCGGCCGCTCACCTCGAGGCCGCCGGCGCGCCCTTCGAGGCCCGCGGCGTCACGGTGCAGTTCCCCGGTATCGTCCGTGACGACGCGAAGATCACGCGGTACGCCCACCTGCTCGACCGGCCCGAAACGGTCCAAACTGACCGCGGCGAGACCACCGCTCGCGAAGCCCTCGCCGCGGTCGTCGACCCGCACCTCGAGGGCGAATCCCGCGTCGGCTTCCCCGCCGTCCTCGGCGACGACCACGCCGACGCGGTCAGGGCCGACCTCGGGGACCGACTGGGCGTCGACGTCTTCGAGGTCCCGATGGGGCCGCCGAGCCTGCCCGGGATGCGACTCGAGGACCTGCTCTACGACGCGCTCGAGGAGCGGGGCGTCCGCGTGACGACGGGGGTTCCGGTGGTCGACTACGAAACCGACGCGGACGGGGCGAACGCGGACGAACCCGCGCGGATCGATCACGTCGTCGTCGACCGCAACGGGACCGAGATTCCCCACCGGGCCGACCAGTACGTGCTCGCGACCGGCGGGCTGGTCGGCAAAGGGGTCGAGTCGGAGCGCGAACGGGTGTTCGAACCGATCTTCGACTGCCACGTTCCCCACGCCGCGGACCGCTACGACTGGTTCGTCGACGATGTCTTCGGCGACCAGCCCTACGCGCGCTTTGGCCTGCCGGTCGACCGCGACCTCCGCCCGCTCGACGCCGACGACGGCCTCGAGTTCCCGAACCTGCGCGGAGCGGGCGCGGTGCTGGGCGGCTACGACTTCGCGGCCGAGAAATCCGGTGCCGGCGTCTCGCTCGCGACGGGCTACGTCGCAGGCCGGCGTGCCGCGGAGGAGAAACGATGA
- a CDS encoding oligosaccharyl transferase, archaeosortase A system-associated: MSTDTERVEDGTETSLLESFRDWYHLPVLGAVMLFMVWLRTQSYEQFVTDDGTPALAGIDSWYHWRTINWTAENFPQTMPYEVWTGFPTGNYVGQFGTLFDQLIVTAAMIVGLGDPSAETLYTVSLLAIPVMAALVAIPVFYAGRRLGGTLGGIVSVLVLALAKGQFLSRSTVGQLDHHVGEVLFMAIAILSMMVALTAAEREKPIYELVVDRDWDTLRTPALYSGLAGLALSLYIWVWPSAVLLIGILGVFFTVQLCLDYLRGVSPDHVAFVGAVSLGVTAILTVLLMEQPGSTSSTSFGLLQPLTAFLVAVGCVFMAWLARQWNNRGLERRYYPVAIGGLIGATLLVMWLALPGLFDTIIGNATRRMLPFGGATTDLTIQEAQPPEDFFNSVFREFGSAFYTMLIGLAFLAIRPLFGRKLRAEHTLVIVWSLFLISMAATQVRFSYYLMLAVAIVNAAFVAEVVGLFDIDLTTNLESIRSIETYQVIVVALVVLLLFAPLLPPLASATAWDSAEGAQPGGSAVIWEDSNQWLQDNTPAPGNYGGANNASELDYYGTYTPGDGDYEYPDGAYGVMSWWDYGHLITTQGERIPHSNPFQQNARSSSAFLTAESEERAELILDAIAAGESVSEQSNEELRTAVEGNETDEEMRYVMIDDQMAGGKFGAITQWTGPDYNHYVTPEDYESGQQISRDEIASTFSNVPYDNTTMSSLYFGDAAGMEHYRLVHENDIRMSAYVSYAIVDPQNDQVLLDENGQPQVGINRAWNQQTQAQLQRIQQYSQYDVEIFDQKQAAAVKTYERVDGATITGSIDEGSLNDTDNATVSASVELETNADRTFNYTQRADVADDGSFELTVPYATNDELSVDDGYTNSSVEATGDYNVSVIAPGEQGFPAVQYRGQTDVPETAVVNGETIDDVAFEEVESEEPAGNETDSNESTGNESETASGDSGSTDDGTADNGTSESLATVAAEPAH, from the coding sequence ATGAGTACCGACACAGAACGCGTCGAGGACGGAACCGAAACGTCCCTCCTCGAGTCGTTCCGAGACTGGTATCACCTCCCCGTTCTCGGGGCCGTGATGCTGTTTATGGTCTGGTTGCGAACCCAGTCGTACGAGCAGTTCGTAACAGATGACGGAACGCCCGCGCTGGCGGGCATCGACTCGTGGTATCACTGGCGGACGATCAACTGGACGGCAGAAAACTTCCCGCAGACGATGCCCTACGAGGTCTGGACCGGGTTCCCGACCGGAAATTACGTCGGCCAGTTCGGCACGCTGTTCGACCAACTCATCGTCACCGCGGCGATGATCGTCGGGCTCGGTGATCCGTCGGCCGAGACGCTGTATACGGTCTCGCTGCTTGCGATTCCGGTCATGGCCGCACTCGTGGCGATTCCCGTCTTCTACGCCGGTCGGCGGCTCGGCGGCACGCTCGGCGGCATCGTTTCCGTGCTCGTCCTCGCGCTCGCGAAGGGGCAGTTCCTCTCGCGGTCGACGGTCGGCCAACTCGACCACCACGTCGGCGAGGTCCTGTTCATGGCGATCGCGATCCTCTCGATGATGGTCGCGCTCACCGCGGCCGAACGCGAGAAACCGATCTACGAACTGGTCGTCGACAGGGACTGGGACACGCTCCGAACGCCGGCCCTCTACAGTGGCCTCGCCGGACTCGCACTCTCGCTTTACATCTGGGTCTGGCCGTCGGCCGTGTTGCTGATCGGTATTCTCGGTGTCTTCTTTACCGTCCAACTCTGCCTCGACTACCTCCGCGGCGTCTCGCCGGACCACGTCGCATTCGTGGGCGCGGTGAGCCTCGGTGTGACCGCGATTCTGACGGTGCTCCTGATGGAGCAACCCGGTAGCACGAGTTCGACGAGCTTCGGACTCCTCCAGCCACTTACGGCCTTCCTCGTGGCCGTCGGCTGTGTCTTCATGGCGTGGCTCGCCCGCCAGTGGAACAACCGCGGCCTCGAGCGACGGTATTATCCCGTCGCGATCGGCGGCCTCATCGGTGCGACGCTGCTGGTGATGTGGCTCGCCCTTCCTGGTCTGTTCGATACGATCATCGGTAACGCGACGCGTCGAATGTTACCGTTCGGCGGGGCGACCACTGACCTCACCATTCAGGAGGCCCAGCCGCCGGAGGACTTCTTCAACAGCGTCTTCCGAGAGTTCGGGTCCGCGTTCTACACGATGCTCATCGGACTCGCGTTCCTCGCGATCCGGCCGCTCTTCGGTCGGAAGCTCCGTGCCGAACACACGCTCGTCATCGTCTGGTCGCTGTTCCTGATCAGCATGGCGGCGACGCAGGTCCGCTTCTCGTACTACCTCATGCTCGCGGTCGCGATCGTCAACGCCGCGTTCGTCGCGGAGGTCGTCGGGCTTTTCGACATCGATCTCACGACGAACCTCGAGTCGATCCGATCGATCGAGACCTATCAGGTCATCGTCGTCGCACTGGTCGTCTTGCTCCTGTTCGCACCGCTGCTGCCGCCGCTGGCGTCGGCGACCGCTTGGGACAGCGCCGAGGGCGCTCAACCGGGCGGTAGCGCGGTCATCTGGGAGGATTCGAACCAGTGGCTACAGGACAACACGCCCGCACCGGGGAACTACGGCGGTGCGAACAACGCCAGCGAACTCGACTATTACGGGACGTACACTCCCGGAGACGGTGACTACGAGTATCCCGACGGCGCGTACGGCGTCATGTCGTGGTGGGACTACGGCCACCTGATAACGACGCAGGGCGAGCGGATTCCACACTCGAATCCGTTCCAGCAGAACGCGCGATCGTCGTCGGCGTTCCTGACCGCAGAGTCGGAGGAACGAGCGGAGCTGATCCTCGATGCGATCGCGGCCGGCGAATCCGTCTCGGAGCAGTCTAACGAAGAGCTCCGGACGGCCGTCGAGGGCAACGAGACCGACGAGGAGATGCGATACGTGATGATCGACGACCAGATGGCCGGCGGGAAGTTCGGCGCGATCACGCAGTGGACGGGGCCTGACTACAACCACTACGTCACCCCCGAAGACTACGAATCGGGCCAGCAGATCTCGCGGGACGAAATCGCCAGCACGTTCAGCAACGTGCCGTACGACAACACGACGATGTCGTCGCTGTACTTCGGCGACGCTGCGGGCATGGAGCACTACCGGCTCGTCCACGAGAACGACATTCGGATGTCGGCGTACGTCAGTTACGCGATCGTCGATCCCCAGAACGATCAGGTCCTGCTCGACGAGAACGGGCAGCCCCAAGTCGGGATCAACCGAGCGTGGAACCAGCAGACGCAGGCCCAGCTTCAGCGGATCCAGCAGTATTCCCAGTACGATGTCGAAATCTTCGATCAGAAGCAGGCGGCCGCGGTCAAGACCTACGAGCGCGTCGACGGCGCGACGATCACGGGCTCCATCGACGAGGGAAGCCTGAACGATACCGACAACGCCACGGTCTCGGCCTCGGTCGAACTCGAGACCAATGCCGATCGAACGTTCAACTACACCCAGCGAGCCGACGTGGCCGACGACGGCAGCTTCGAACTGACGGTGCCGTACGCGACGAACGACGAACTCAGCGTCGACGACGGCTACACGAACAGCAGTGTCGAGGCCACCGGCGACTACAACGTCAGCGTCATCGCGCCCGGCGAGCAGGGCTTCCCCGCCGTCCAGTACAGAGGACAGACGGACGTTCCCGAAACGGCGGTCGTGAACGGCGAGACGATCGACGATGTCGCCTTCGAGGAAGTCGAGTCCGAGGAACCGGCAGGGAACGAGACCGACAGTAACGAGTCGACCGGCAACGAAAGCGAAACCGCATCCGGCGACTCCGGATCGACCGACGACGGAACGGCCGATAACGGGACCAGCGAGTCGCTCGCGACGGTCGCGGCTGAGCCGGCTCACTGA
- a CDS encoding DUF368 domain-containing protein: MREFLVVYLKGFSMGSADVVPGVSGATIALILGIYDRLIRAITAIDPRAFRSAVRVSEPAERAALRAELERIDATFLLALGLGIGTAIVVLSEVLYTAVTEYPVPTYGFFFGLIAASAFILYGEIDRWTGRRVTVSVAGIGLAAAVTGVTQAGVSHGPAMIVLAGAVAVCAMILPGVSGSLFLLILGQYEFITGTVSAFVDGLFGLLTGEGLASVFETGTVIVLFALGAVVGLFTMAHAVRRALERYRVTTLAFLVSLMVGGLRLPATEVSSNLDAALRADLAVAVVAGIVGVGTVLLVDRYTDGLEYAKPHR; encoded by the coding sequence ATGCGGGAGTTTCTCGTCGTGTATCTCAAGGGGTTCTCGATGGGGTCGGCGGACGTCGTCCCCGGGGTATCGGGAGCCACGATAGCGCTGATCCTCGGCATCTACGATCGGTTGATCCGAGCGATCACGGCGATCGACCCGCGCGCGTTCCGGTCGGCGGTGCGCGTCTCCGAGCCGGCGGAGCGAGCGGCGCTCCGCGCGGAACTCGAGCGGATCGACGCGACGTTTCTGCTGGCACTCGGGCTGGGAATCGGGACGGCGATCGTCGTCCTCTCGGAGGTGCTGTACACCGCGGTGACCGAGTATCCGGTCCCAACCTACGGCTTTTTCTTCGGGCTGATCGCCGCATCGGCGTTTATCCTCTATGGTGAGATTGATCGTTGGACCGGCCGCCGCGTCACCGTCTCAGTCGCGGGTATCGGCCTCGCTGCTGCGGTGACGGGTGTGACGCAAGCCGGCGTGTCACACGGGCCGGCGATGATCGTTCTGGCGGGTGCCGTTGCCGTCTGTGCGATGATTCTCCCCGGCGTCTCCGGCTCGCTTTTCTTGCTGATACTCGGCCAGTACGAGTTCATCACGGGGACAGTAAGTGCGTTCGTCGACGGACTGTTCGGCCTGCTCACGGGCGAGGGGCTCGCTTCGGTCTTCGAGACAGGAACGGTGATCGTACTCTTCGCGCTGGGAGCGGTCGTCGGGCTGTTTACGATGGCACACGCCGTGCGCCGCGCCCTCGAGCGCTATCGAGTGACGACGCTGGCGTTTCTCGTGAGCTTGATGGTAGGCGGGCTTCGGCTCCCGGCCACGGAAGTCTCGTCGAACCTCGATGCAGCACTGAGAGCGGATCTCGCGGTGGCCGTTGTCGCGGGTATCGTCGGTGTCGGAACCGTCTTGCTGGTTGATCGATATACCGACGGACTCGAGTACGCTAAGCCCCATCGGTAG
- a CDS encoding glycosyltransferase family 2 protein has translation MPSSPLVSFIIPVYNDPNGLRDTLESVTSQRDAPPFEVLVVDNDSTDETPAIIDAFESEYPDVVSGYTETDVQSSYAARNTGLERATGDIIAFLDADETVGKNWLETALEARNEQDAAYLGCAVKLTLESETLVGRYNSRTGFPVQAYLQEENYAPTCALLVRREVFEDVGAFDSRLISGGDIEFGHRVAAADYVQGYAEDATVSHPARTSLESIAKKNFRVGRGFCQKQRYYPDRYGRPGIPPTPTGSGSSDHGDEPDSIATRVAFTILSVAMLACRGLGYYYEFLFGTEQMATHSLSR, from the coding sequence GTAACAAGTCAGCGAGATGCTCCGCCGTTCGAAGTCCTCGTTGTCGACAACGACTCGACGGATGAAACGCCGGCGATTATCGATGCGTTCGAATCGGAATACCCCGACGTGGTGTCCGGATATACCGAAACGGATGTCCAGAGTTCGTACGCGGCAAGAAACACTGGTCTCGAACGCGCGACCGGAGACATCATCGCATTCTTAGACGCGGACGAAACCGTCGGCAAGAACTGGCTCGAAACAGCACTCGAAGCGAGGAACGAACAAGATGCCGCGTACCTCGGATGTGCCGTTAAGCTGACTCTCGAGTCGGAGACGCTCGTCGGTCGGTACAATTCTCGAACCGGATTCCCGGTCCAAGCGTATCTGCAGGAAGAGAATTACGCGCCGACGTGTGCGCTCCTCGTCCGGCGCGAAGTCTTCGAGGATGTCGGTGCGTTCGATAGTCGGCTGATTTCGGGTGGCGACATCGAGTTCGGACACCGAGTCGCAGCCGCGGATTACGTGCAGGGATATGCAGAAGATGCCACTGTCAGCCATCCTGCACGGACATCCCTTGAATCGATCGCGAAGAAGAACTTCCGAGTCGGTCGCGGGTTCTGTCAGAAACAGCGATACTACCCGGATCGATATGGCCGACCGGGAATACCACCGACACCGACTGGTTCCGGGAGTAGCGACCATGGAGACGAACCGGACTCCATCGCAACGCGCGTAGCGTTCACGATACTTTCGGTAGCGATGCTAGCGTGTCGCGGATTGGGCTACTACTACGAGTTTCTGTTCGGCACAGAACAGATGGCTACGCATTCGCTTTCTCGATGA